From the Clavibacter phaseoli genome, one window contains:
- a CDS encoding dTDP-4-dehydrorhamnose 3,5-epimerase family protein, translated as MQIRELAVPDAYELTPVQRTDDRGVFLEWYRFDEIQEAVGHPLDLRQANMSVSRRGVVRGIHFADVPRGQAKHVKAVSGAVLDFIVDIRVGSPTFGQWDSVRLDTETHKAVYISEGLGHCFVALTDDAAVTYLVSDVYNPSAEHGIDPLDPEIGLVFPEEAGEPLLSPKDTAAPTLAEAAAAGLLPTWTDMRAFHDSQKVS; from the coding sequence GTGCAGATCCGAGAGCTCGCCGTACCCGACGCCTACGAGCTGACCCCCGTCCAGCGCACCGACGACCGGGGCGTGTTCCTCGAGTGGTACCGGTTCGACGAGATCCAGGAGGCGGTCGGCCACCCGCTCGACCTCCGCCAGGCCAACATGAGCGTCTCCAGGCGCGGCGTCGTGCGGGGGATCCACTTCGCCGACGTCCCGCGCGGCCAGGCCAAGCACGTGAAGGCCGTCTCCGGCGCCGTGCTCGACTTCATCGTGGACATCCGCGTCGGATCCCCGACGTTCGGGCAGTGGGACAGCGTGCGGCTCGACACCGAGACGCACAAGGCCGTCTACATCTCCGAGGGCCTCGGCCACTGCTTCGTCGCGCTGACCGACGACGCGGCCGTCACCTACCTCGTGAGCGACGTGTACAACCCCTCGGCCGAGCACGGCATCGACCCGCTCGACCCCGAGATCGGCCTCGTCTTCCCCGAGGAGGCGGGCGAGCCGCTGCTCTCCCCGAAGGACACCGCCGCCCCGACGCTCGCCGAGGCGGCGGCCGCCGGTCTCCTCCCGACCTGGACGGACATGCGCGCCTTCCACGACTCCCAGAAGGTGAGCTGA
- the rfbB gene encoding dTDP-glucose 4,6-dehydratase, with product MRILVTGGAGFIGSNFVRHALQDHYAGLEGADVVVLDALTYSGNLENLAPVSDSPRFAFVHGDIRDDAILDEWIPQVDAVVHFAAESHVDRSVRDASIFVETNVLGTQKLLDAALRHDLKRFVHVSTDEVYGSIAEGSWDEERPLEPNSPYSASKAGSDLLARSYHRTHGLNVSITRCSNNYGPYHFPEKVIPLFVTNLIDDRHVPLYGEGLNIRDWLHVDDHCRGIALVLVQGAPGEIYNIGGGTELTNRELTQLLLDATGRDWSYVDRVEDRKGHDLRYSVDISKIQRELGYAPQVPFERGLADVVQWYRDNRQWWEPLKARAELPS from the coding sequence ATGAGGATCCTCGTGACCGGCGGCGCCGGCTTCATCGGCTCCAACTTCGTGCGCCACGCGCTCCAGGACCACTACGCCGGGCTCGAGGGCGCCGACGTCGTCGTGCTCGACGCGCTCACCTACTCGGGCAACCTCGAGAACCTGGCGCCCGTCAGCGACTCGCCGCGGTTCGCGTTCGTCCACGGCGACATCCGCGACGACGCGATCCTCGACGAGTGGATCCCCCAGGTCGACGCCGTCGTGCACTTCGCGGCCGAGAGCCACGTCGACCGCTCCGTCCGCGACGCGAGCATCTTCGTCGAGACCAACGTGCTCGGCACGCAGAAGCTCCTCGACGCCGCGCTCCGCCACGACCTGAAGCGCTTCGTCCACGTCTCCACCGACGAGGTGTACGGATCCATCGCGGAGGGCTCGTGGGACGAGGAGCGGCCGCTCGAGCCCAACTCCCCCTACTCCGCGTCGAAGGCCGGCAGCGACCTGCTCGCCCGCTCGTACCACCGCACGCACGGGCTGAACGTGTCGATCACGCGCTGCTCGAACAACTACGGGCCGTACCACTTCCCCGAGAAGGTCATCCCGCTGTTCGTCACGAACCTCATCGACGACCGGCACGTCCCGCTCTACGGCGAGGGCCTCAACATCCGCGACTGGCTGCACGTCGACGACCACTGCCGCGGCATCGCGCTCGTGCTCGTGCAGGGCGCGCCCGGCGAGATCTACAACATCGGCGGCGGCACCGAGCTCACCAACCGCGAGCTCACGCAGCTGCTGCTCGACGCCACCGGCCGCGACTGGTCGTACGTCGACCGCGTCGAGGACCGCAAGGGCCACGACCTCCGCTACTCCGTCGACATCTCCAAGATCCAGCGCGAGCTCGGCTACGCGCCGCAGGTGCCGTTCGAGCGGGGCCTGGCCGACGTCGTGCAGTGGTACCGC
- the rfbA gene encoding glucose-1-phosphate thymidylyltransferase RfbA, translated as MKGIILAGGSGTRLWPITKGISKQLMPIYDKPMIYYPLSTLMMADIREVLIITTPEYNDQFRALLGDGSHLGMRIEYAVQPSPDGLAQAFVIGEEFIGDDSVALVLGDNIFHGAGLGTSLRKNTEIDGALIFAYHVADPTAYGVVEFDDDFTAVSIEEKPAHPKSAYAVPGLYFFDNDVVGIAKGIRPSARGELEITAVNDHYLRAGRLRVQVLDRGTAWLDTGTFESMMQASEYVKVIEDRQGFKIGCIEEIAFRAGWIDLDALRALAAPLIKSGYGSYLADLAESADQGR; from the coding sequence ATGAAGGGCATCATCCTGGCCGGCGGCTCCGGCACCCGGCTCTGGCCGATCACGAAGGGCATCAGCAAGCAGCTGATGCCGATCTACGACAAGCCGATGATCTACTACCCCCTGTCGACGCTGATGATGGCGGACATCCGCGAGGTGCTCATCATCACGACGCCCGAGTACAACGACCAGTTCCGGGCCCTGCTCGGCGACGGCTCGCACCTCGGCATGCGCATCGAGTACGCGGTGCAGCCCTCGCCGGACGGCCTCGCGCAGGCGTTCGTCATCGGCGAGGAGTTCATCGGCGACGACTCGGTGGCGCTCGTCCTCGGCGACAACATCTTCCACGGCGCCGGCCTCGGCACGAGCCTGCGGAAGAACACCGAGATCGACGGGGCGCTGATCTTCGCGTACCACGTGGCCGATCCCACGGCATACGGCGTGGTCGAGTTCGACGACGACTTCACGGCCGTCTCCATCGAGGAGAAGCCCGCGCATCCCAAGAGCGCGTACGCGGTGCCCGGCCTCTACTTCTTCGACAACGACGTGGTGGGGATCGCGAAGGGCATCCGGCCCAGCGCGCGCGGCGAGCTCGAGATCACGGCCGTCAACGACCACTACCTCCGGGCCGGCCGCCTCCGCGTGCAGGTGCTCGACCGCGGGACCGCGTGGCTCGACACCGGCACGTTCGAGAGCATGATGCAGGCGTCCGAGTACGTGAAGGTCATCGAGGACCGCCAGGGCTTCAAGATCGGCTGCATCGAGGAGATCGCGTTCCGCGCGGGCTGGATCGACCTCGACGCCCTCCGTGCCCTCGCGGCGCCGCTCATCAAGAGCGGGTACGGGAGCTACCTCGCGGACCTCGCGGAGTCGGCCGACCAGGGGCGCTGA
- a CDS encoding GtrA family protein, producing MPRIPSPSRLRVLLGDRRVRFLLVGGVNTVLAFALFAALEATAGRALDRAGHPVAGSLVPLLGSYAVAIVVAFALYRRIVFRVHGHVLRDFGRFVSVYVVSISLNAVLLPVLVALGVPRLGAQALLVLLITVVSYVGHGRFSFRRASPGEGEGGSRPEGDGAPEPR from the coding sequence GTGCCCCGGATCCCGTCCCCCTCCCGCCTGCGGGTCCTGCTGGGCGATCGCCGAGTCCGGTTCCTCCTGGTCGGCGGCGTCAACACCGTGCTCGCCTTCGCGCTGTTCGCGGCGCTCGAGGCCACGGCCGGTCGCGCCCTCGACCGCGCCGGTCACCCGGTCGCCGGCTCCCTCGTACCGCTCCTCGGCAGCTACGCGGTCGCGATCGTCGTGGCGTTCGCGCTGTACCGGCGGATCGTCTTCCGCGTGCACGGGCACGTCCTCCGCGACTTCGGGCGGTTCGTCTCCGTGTACGTCGTGTCCATCAGCCTCAACGCCGTGCTGCTGCCGGTGCTCGTGGCGCTCGGCGTGCCCCGCCTCGGCGCGCAGGCGCTGCTCGTCCTCCTCATCACCGTGGTCAGCTACGTCGGCCACGGGCGGTTCTCGTTCCGGCGCGCGTCCCCCGGAGAGGGGGAGGGCGGGTCGCGTCCGGAGGGCGACGGAGCCCCGGAGCCGCGCTGA